The genome window GGGATTTCGATGGACGTGATCAAGCATTTTACGGGTAAAATACCTGTTCTTGGCGTATGTTTAGGCCATCAGGCTATAGCTGCGGTTTTTGGCGGTGATATCGTTTCGGCAAAAAAGCTTATGCACGGAAAAGTTTCTTCTGTCACATCCGACGGGAAATCAATATACAAGGGAATTGCCAACCCTTTTAAAGCTATGCGCTATCATTCTCTGGCCGTATCAAAAGAAACTCTGCCTTCATGTTTTGATATAACCGCCGAATCGGAAGAAGGAGAGATTATGGGGATAAGGCATAAAAGCCATAAGACTGAAGGGGTTCAGTTTCACCCGGAATCTATTATGACTTCTGTTGGAAAACGTTTATTAAGAAATTTCCTAAACAGCGTAGACTAACAGGGAGCGGGGGCAAGATACAACCCCCTGGCCCCCTTTGTTAAGGGGGAATCTTTTTGTAGGGGCGGGTTCGTAACTCGCCCGATAGCTCATTAAGAGGAAAAACAATGTTTAAAGAAAGCTTGAAAAAGATAATAGAAAGAACGGATCTTGGTGAAGAAGAAATGTTTCAGATGTTAAGTGAAATTTTTTCAGGAAACATAACGGATGCACAAATAGGAGCCTTTATGGCTGCACTTGCCACAAAGGGTGAAACTTTTGAAGAACTTGCCGGAGCAGCTTCTGCTATGCGTAAAAAAGCGCGGCGTATCCAGGCAACTGCAAAAACCGTTGTTGATACATGCGGCACAGGAGGAGACGGCGCCAGTACTTTTAACATTTCGACAACAAGCGCTTTTGTTGTAGCAGGTTCCGGTGTAACTGTCGCAAAACACGGAAACCGTTCCGTTTCAAGCAAGTGTGGAAGCGCCGATCTCCTTGAGGAACTTGGCATCAAGCTGGATACTGCGCCTGAAATAGTAGAAGAAGCCATACAGGAAATCGGGATCGGCTTTCTTTTTGCCCCTCTTTATCATGAAGCCATGAAATATGCGGCGAAAGCAAGAAAAGAGATCGGCTTAAGAAGCATATTTAACATGCTTGGCCCTCTTACCAATCCGGCATCTGCAAATTATCAGATCCTGGGTGTTTATGCTCCTGAGCTTACGGAAATGTTCGCCCAGGCACTTCGTATTCTCGGTGTAAAAAGAGCATTTGTGGTTCACGGGCATGATGGTCTTGATGAGATTTCAATTTGTGCCCCTACAAGAATATCCGAGTTAAATGATGGCTTGATTCGAACTTATGATATTGATCCTGAAGATTTTTTCGGTAAAACGGCTAATGCCGGTGATCTTATTGGTGGTACAGCTTCCGATAATGCCCAGATTACGAAAAACATTTTAAACGGAGAAAAAGGGCCTAAAAGAGATATTATTCTTATAAATGCTTCTGCTGCTCTGGTTGCGGCGGGGAAAGCTGCAAACCTAAAAGAAGGCATAAAGCTTGCCGAAATATCTATTGATTCAGGTGCTGCCAAATCAAAACTCGAATCTCTGGTTCGCTTTACCCAGGAAAACGGATAATGGATTTTTTAACAAAGATAGTTGAGCATAAAAAAAGTGAAGTTAAAGCCTGCAAAAAAAATGTTTCAGAAGAAAGACTTCGCGATCAGGCACAAAATATTAAAAGACGCCCTTTTTTACAAAAATTTATAAAGCCAGGGCCTTCCGGTGTTAATATAATAGCCGAGATTAAAAGAGCTTCACCCTCAAAAGGAGTATTATGCCCCGATCTTGATCCGGCAAAATATGCCAAAGGATATGAAGATGGCGGTGCGGCGGCAATATCGGTTTTAACCGATAAAAAATTTTTCATGGGAAATCCGGATGATCTTATTGCAGCAAGAAAAGCATCGTCTCTTCCGGTTTTAAGGAAAGATTTTTTGATATCATCTTATCAGATATATGAAGCAGCGGCTATGGGAGCTGATGCGGCACTTCTTATCGTAAGGATTCTTTCTTTAACACAGCTTAAAGATTATATTGCGCTTTGTACTGAATTGAATCTCGATGCGCTTGTTGAAGTTAATTCTGAAAAAGATCTTGAAGCAGCATCAGAGGCGGGAGCAAAACTTATCGGAATTAACAACAGGAATTTAAGCTCCTTTGATACCGATATAAAAACCGCAATGAGTTTGTCTTCTCTTTTAAACGCAGATCAGATCGCAGTTGCGGCAAGCGGAATAACGAACCGTAAAGACATTGAAAAAAATCTTTCTTTTGGAGTATTTAATTTTCTAATTGGTGAAAGCATTGTAAAAGCTGATGATCCG of Pseudomonadota bacterium contains these proteins:
- the trpC gene encoding indole-3-glycerol phosphate synthase TrpC, which translates into the protein MDFLTKIVEHKKSEVKACKKNVSEERLRDQAQNIKRRPFLQKFIKPGPSGVNIIAEIKRASPSKGVLCPDLDPAKYAKGYEDGGAAAISVLTDKKFFMGNPDDLIAARKASSLPVLRKDFLISSYQIYEAAAMGADAALLIVRILSLTQLKDYIALCTELNLDALVEVNSEKDLEAASEAGAKLIGINNRNLSSFDTDIKTAMSLSSLLNADQIAVAASGITNRKDIEKNLSFGVFNFLIGESIVKADDPAVFLKSLMKPGKDELI
- the trpD gene encoding anthranilate phosphoribosyltransferase: MFKESLKKIIERTDLGEEEMFQMLSEIFSGNITDAQIGAFMAALATKGETFEELAGAASAMRKKARRIQATAKTVVDTCGTGGDGASTFNISTTSAFVVAGSGVTVAKHGNRSVSSKCGSADLLEELGIKLDTAPEIVEEAIQEIGIGFLFAPLYHEAMKYAAKARKEIGLRSIFNMLGPLTNPASANYQILGVYAPELTEMFAQALRILGVKRAFVVHGHDGLDEISICAPTRISELNDGLIRTYDIDPEDFFGKTANAGDLIGGTASDNAQITKNILNGEKGPKRDIILINASAALVAAGKAANLKEGIKLAEISIDSGAAKSKLESLVRFTQENG
- a CDS encoding aminodeoxychorismate/anthranilate synthase component II — protein: MILMIDNFDSFTYNLVQYLRQLGADVKVIRNNAATLDEIIVWNPSGIVISPGPGRPESAGISMDVIKHFTGKIPVLGVCLGHQAIAAVFGGDIVSAKKLMHGKVSSVTSDGKSIYKGIANPFKAMRYHSLAVSKETLPSCFDITAESEEGEIMGIRHKSHKTEGVQFHPESIMTSVGKRLLRNFLNSVD